The following is a genomic window from Pan paniscus chromosome 6, NHGRI_mPanPan1-v2.0_pri, whole genome shotgun sequence.
TCCTGCTCTTTTGGCCACATTTATCTGTTATGGCTTACTCTATATCATTTATTCTATTTAAATGTGATGTTAGTAATATTTCAACTTCACCACTTTAATGCAGCCATCTATGGATAATTAATTGGAAATCTgtgctataattttccttttagtCATAGTCTTCCTGGCTCATTCTGTTTGCCTGCTTACCTGATGTGGGCATGCCTCTATCAGTGCCTGTTAGTTTTGAATAAAAAGCTTCTGTAAGCACCTGGGCACCAGGTCAGATAATTTCTCCAGGCTAGGCTTCCTGTCATCTGTCTTAAAGGGCCTCATGAATGTATTCCCCTCTTCTGGACCTGATTATTATTAAATCTTAGCTCCTTTTTCTTGTCTGTTTCTATTTGGACTTGGCAGTAGGACTTTGTGCTGTACCTTGATGCTACTTTGGTAACATCTGTGGCTGCATCCAGGATTGCACCTTGGTTTCATTCAGCTGCTAGAGAAGATAAGAGATGCCATACTCTTACATTCACCTATGGGCCTCCATAATATCATTTGCCAGGGATATTTTGCCATTTCCCATCTGAGCAAGTACAGAGAAATCCAGCAATGAGATGCCTAGCTGTTTGGCTCACAAAACTACAACTAATGCATTACTGTGTATCTCATTCCAGGGTACCTGGATTGACAGTTAATTGCCTAAGAGAAAATAGCCACATATGATCTAAACATAAACCcagatttataaaggaaacaccTACAAGGGCTGACTtaattttttctaagaaaaaccAGAACATAGCAAATGGTTATGGCACAAATCTATGTATGTAGATAGAGAATGCAAAGCAAAGGGCATCAGAAAGAATGGGATTAATTGAGAAAGGTTTTCTCAAGGAGGTATTGGGTCTTTGAACTTGATCTATTAGATCACTGTAAATCGCTATAAGTGAATCACTGAGGTTGAAAGAGTGGCATTGGCATGGCCAATTGGTGAAACTTGTTGTGGCAGCAACAGATtagaggggagagagaaattgGATTCTGGTCATCCATGAATATGTGGCTAGGAGGTGGGTGGGTAGGAGTGAGGAATTAGGATTTCCACCATATTCTGgcatttttatgaagaaaaactTTACCGTAAAACAGTGACAGAAACATTGCTGGACTCAAGCTCTCTGGTTTGGATTCTAAGTTTTTGGAGCCTGCTGTGACTCTTCCCTCTCGCCCTCCTGCTCTTGGAGGAGTGGACTCCCAGCATCACCTAGGCTTGCTGTAATTAGGCATTTCTAAGGAGAACAGGATACTAATGAAGAAATAGTAATGTAATCCTTGGAAGATTTGCATCTCAGTAAAATCAGGTGGCCCTTGATCATGAATGGCTCATTTGCCATGctgggaaaaattaaaaaggagatgTCCTTCCTGGCTGGATACTGGTGTCTGCTTATACATTTTGGTATTTCTCCTGCCTCCACTATCAGCACCACAACTGCTGAATCCTCAATGAGTAAAGATGCTTCGGTTATTCTATTTCTCTGCTATTATTGcctcagttattttaaattttgtaggaATCATTATGAATCTGTTTATTACAGTGGTCAATTGCAAAACTTGGGTCAAAAGCCATAGAATCTCCTCTTCTGATAGGATTCTGTTCAGCCTGGGCATCACCAGGTTTCTTATGCTGGGACTATTTCTGGTGAACACCATCTACTTCGTCTCTTCAAATACGGAAAGGTCAGTCTACCTGTCTGctttttttgtgttgtgtttcaTGTTTTTGGACTCGAGCAGTCTCTGGTTTGTGACCTTGCTCAATATCTTGTACTGTGTGAAGATTACTAACTTCCAACACTCAGTGTTTCTCCTGCTGAAGTGGAATATCTCCCCAAAGATCCCCAGGCTGCTGCTGGCCTGTGTGCTGATTTCTGCTTTCACCACTTGCCTGTACATCACGCTTAGCCAGGCATCACCTTTTCCTGAACTTGTGACTACGAGAAATAACACATCATTTAATATCAATGAGGGCATCTTGTCTTTAGTGGTTTCTTTGGTCTTGAGCTCATCTCTCCAGTTCATCATTAATGTGACTTCTGCTTCCTTGCTAATACACTCCTTGAGGAGACATATACAGAAGATGCAGAAAAATGCCACTGGTTTCTGGAATCCCCAGACGGAAGCTCATGTAGGTGCTATGAAGCTGATGGTCTATTTCCTCATCCTCTACATTCCATATTCAGTTGCTACCCTGGTCCAGTATCTCCCCTTTTATGCAGGGATGGATATGGGGACCAAATCCATTTGTCTGATTTTTGCCACCCTTTACTCTCCAGGACATTCTGTTCTCATTATTATCACACATCCTAAACTGAAAACAACAGCAAAGAAGattctttgtttcaaaaaatagtGGAATTTCAGTAAACAATACCTAGATTTACCTGATGGTTTGGGGGCAAGATTTTCTGTTTGCAGTTTTCCCAGTGATCTGGGGAATTCAGTTTTGTGATTGCTGATCTGACATCATAGGCTTTTGAGTGCCTGAATTTCAGTTcattctgtaaatttttttttggtatgtaagtattttaaaataaggcacATTCTGTAAGAAACTTTTTTGAGGCATTATTTGTCATGTATTTTGCATGGCCATTGAATCCATGTATAATGGAAATCATCACATTGTTTCATTGTCTATTGAAGTATAATGGGAAATTCTTCCAAATTAGAGAACACATTGGGGTGCACATGATGAGTTAGATATTTGTGGTTTAGCTGAGGAGCCCTGAGTAAGGGCTCAGCAGTGGATAGGTGGTCACTGGGAGCCACTGGACTGACCAAAAGCAGAGGAAGGGGGTTCAGtgcaaagagaaaaggaaaaaaggaaggtttcagagagaaaagaaggaaagagaaaggtgaAGAGAAATAGGCGTacactgggccgggcgcggtggctcatgcttgtaatcccagcactttgggaggccgaggcaggtgaatcatgaggtcaggagatcgagaccatcctggctaacacagtgaaaccctgtctctactaaaaatacaaaaaaattagctgggcgtggtggcgggcacctgtagtcccagctactcgggaggctgaggcaggagaatggcttcaacccaggaggcggagcttgcagtgagatgagatcgcgccactgcactccagtctgggcgacagagcaagactctgtctcaaaaaaagaaatagacgTACACTCTGGGACAAGACAGAAAAAGTATCCTCACACTTGCTGGGTAATAGTAActgtgctattcctatcaagaaACCCTAAGGTTTCTAGGCTTGTTCTGGAAAAGAGGATATTGCCAGAGTTGGTAAGTAGAGGAAAGTGATTAGTATTTAAGAAACTGAATCAAGAATGGTTCCAAAAGTCTTAAAATCCAGGGAAACCAGCTTAAGGTCAAAGGCAAGTGCTAGATAATGAAATTAACACCATATGAGTACAAATTTACAAAATACTGTACTTCACCATAGGCTATGGAACTCAGTGGAAAGCCAAAGAAGCACTGGACAGGTGGTGGGAGTGCTTGACTTGTGGTGAATTTATTTCATCTGCTTATACATTTGTACACAGCACAGTTCTTCTCCAGAATGTTGTTTCTGTGGCTGGGACCATTGGACTGTGGCTCCAAAAGAACAAGAGTCTGAAGATGGGATGTTAACAAGTTTTGGAATGTCAATTGGGGAatcataatttgtatttatttaggttttttttggtGTTCATAAAATGCTTATGTAATATTTACATATgtcaaataaatcttaaaattttataaattacatgACTTTTCTCATTCTGGCTACCAGAATCTTGACTGCAATATTCAGTAAAAATTACCCAAGCCAATATTTTGTGCTATGAAACCTGGAGGTATTCATCATGTTAAATCCTAAGAGAGATAAAAGGATTACTGAGAGTGATTAAATGCATACTATGTCTTAAGAACTCTAAATGAGTGGCAGAAACCCTCATTGGTCCCTCAGTATCTGTTCTTTCTCCTGTCTTCCACAGTAATCAAATCATTAGCTGTTCAGAATTTTGGCAGCAAATTCCATTATTGCCATGTATGTGAGCAGAAAAGATGTATATAATTTCTAGGTGGTACTTCAGAGCAGTCCTGCCTTCCCTTCCTTAATCTTTTCTTTGTTATTCCCTCCATGAGCTGGAATGCTGACATCATGATTGTCTATCTTGGACAATGCAGATGAGGTGAATGCTTGGGATAGTGAAGTAATTCTCCATGCTAGAGCTGGCTCCATGGTTCTTCACACTGTGGACTTGTAACACCAGCTCTGGTCTGCTCAAGCCTGAACTCCAGGACTGTTGATGAGAAATCAGTGTCTCCATTCTTTCAGGTGCTGGAGTTTTGGTCTCTGTTACCTTAGTCAAATAACCTATgctataccttaaatatacacaataatatatatctttatgATGAAATAGTATGTATTTACCATCTTATTAGTCAAAGAACCTTTTTATATGACCTACtaagtgaaattgaaataaaacctGTACATGTGGtataataccattttttttttggtaaaaatgtgtacatatgaagaaaagtctaaaaggaaatatataaaaatgtaaacagtaATTATTTTAGGTGGGAGGaatcaataaatttttttgtgtattgcaagttttctataatgaacatttttatataatcaaaaaatatttttaaatatataatgtatatatggtctatctatctatctatctatccatccacccacccactcacctacctacctacctacctacctacctacctacctacctccctccctccctccctccctccctccctccctccctccctccctccctccctccctccttaccTAAAAGACAGAGAGGGAGTTCTGAGGTCAACATCGAGTTTGTCCTCGCTAAGAAAGGTAAGTGAATTGTCTTGCTTTGTCTGGATTCCTTTTATTGTATTGGCAAAGTTCTGCCAATTTGTTTCCTGTTTGTCCTACACTGTCTTCAATTTTCCCCTCTCTGGGTTGGATGTGTTGTCTTTGTGTTAGGACTGTTTTTGCTGTTTGAAGAAAGTCTTCAGTCTTTGCTTAGGCACTTGCCCAAAGTCTCCCTTGGGTACAGTTTTTAAGAATGCTGTATGTTTAGAGTTTTGCTGGTTCTGATATGCTCTGCTAAATACCCACCACTAAGTACTTATTAACCAAGGATTTAAAACAATTTggattttggtttgattttttcaAGACACATAACTTAGAggctctctaataaaaataatatcccgCATACCCCTCCCTTTTCCGcagtaggcagagcatagagggAG
Proteins encoded in this region:
- the TAS2R4 gene encoding taste receptor type 2 member 4, with amino-acid sequence MLRLFYFSAIIASVILNFVGIIMNLFITVVNCKTWVKSHRISSSDRILFSLGITRFLMLGLFLVNTIYFVSSNTERSVYLSAFFVLCFMFLDSSSLWFVTLLNILYCVKITNFQHSVFLLLKWNISPKIPRLLLACVLISAFTTCLYITLSQASPFPELVTTRNNTSFNINEGILSLVVSLVLSSSLQFIINVTSASLLIHSLRRHIQKMQKNATGFWNPQTEAHVGAMKLMVYFLILYIPYSVATLVQYLPFYAGMDMGTKSICLIFATLYSPGHSVLIIITHPKLKTTAKKILCFKK